The following proteins are encoded in a genomic region of Grus americana isolate bGruAme1 chromosome 5, bGruAme1.mat, whole genome shotgun sequence:
- the KCNJ11 gene encoding ATP-sensitive inward rectifier potassium channel 11 — MLSRKGIIPEEYVLTRLAEDVPDHARYRARERRARFVGKNGACNVAHKNIREQGRFLQDVFTTLVDLKWPHTLLIFTMSFLCSWLLFGMVWWLIAFAHGDLDHSTRLQRDPGEGAVGAPASFVPCVTSIHSFTSAFLFSIEVQVTIGFGGRMVTEECPAAILVLIVQNIVGLVINAIMLGCIFMKTSQAHRRAETLIFSKHAVIALREGKLCFMLRVGDLRKSMIISATIRMQVVKKTTSLEGEVVPLNQIDIQMENPVGGNSIFLVSPLIIYHVIDKNSPLYDISPLNLHHHEDLEIIVILEGVVETTGITTQARTSYLADEILWGQRFVPIVAEEDGRYSVDYSKFGNTVKVPTPSCTARQLEEDKSIMDTMPLSPKGTIRKRSVKLKPKFTISDEPS; from the coding sequence ATGCTGTCGAGGAAGGGAATCATCCCCGAGGAGTACGTGCTGACCCGGCTGGCGGAGGATGTGCCGGATCATGCCCGGTACCGAGCACGGGAGCGGCGGGCGCGGTTCGTGGGCAAGAACGGTGCCTGCAATGTGGCCCATAAAAACATCCGGGAGCAGGGACGCTTCCTCCAAGACGTCTTCACCACCCTGGTGGACCTCAAGTGGCCCCACACGCTGCTTATCTTCACCatgtccttcctctgcagctggcTGCTCTTTGGCATGGTCTGGTGGCTCATTGCCTTCGCCCATGGAGACCTGGACCACAGCACTCGTCTGCAGCGTGACCCCGGAGAGGGGGCGGTGGGAGCCCCAGCCAGCTTTGTGCCCTGTGTGACCAGCATCCACTCCTTCacctctgccttcctcttctccattgAGGTGCAAGTGACAATTGGCTTCGGGGGACGCATGGTGACAGAGGAGTGCCCGGCCGCCATCCTGGTGCTGATTGTGCAGAACATCGTGGGACTGGTGATCAATGCCATCATGCTGGGCTGCATCTTCATGAAGACCTCGCAGGCTCACCGCCGGGCCGAGACGCTCATCTTCAGCAAGCATGCGGTCATCGCCCTGAGGGAGGGCAAGCTCTGCTTCATGCTGCGGGTGGGTGACCTCCGGAAGAGCATGATCATCAGCGCCACCATCCGCATGCAGGTGGTGAAGAAGACTACCAGCCTGGAGGGGGAGGTGGTACCCCTCAACCAGATTGACATCCAGATGGAGAACCCCGTGGGGGGCAACAGCATCTTCCTGGTCTCCCCACTCATCATCTACCATGTGATAGACAAGAACAGCCCCCTCTACGACATCTCTCCCCTGAACCTTCACCACCACGAGGACCTGGAGATCATCGTCATCTTGGAAGGGGTGGTGGAGACCACTGGCATCACAACTCAAGCCAGAACCTCCTACCTGGCAGATGAAATCCTCTGGGGCCAAAGGTTTGTGCCCATTGTGGCAGAGGAAGATGGGCGATACTCTGTGGACTACTCTAAATTCGGCAACACGGTGAAAGTGCCCACCCCTTCGTGCACTGCtaggcagctggaggaggacaAGAGCATTATGGACACCATGCCATTGTCCCCTAAAGGAACAATAAGGAAGAGGTCTGTCAAGCTAAAGCCCAAATTTACCATAAGCGATGAGCCTTCCTGA